One Magnolia sinica isolate HGM2019 chromosome 2, MsV1, whole genome shotgun sequence genomic window, AAGGTTCTACAAAGGTTTCAACGCTAGCTGCCATTTCCGTTCCCACTGGTCTGGCATACTTGAGTTTGGAATCTTCCtatctacctcttttttttcattttgtaatGTCCTAACAAGAGTTGAAGAATCGCTGGCATGCTAAAATGATGggatgatttggaccgtccatcttcTCGTTACTATTATAAATAATTATGACCCGTAATCACCGTAGAGTGATGATCCTGACTGTTGATTTACCAAGTTGGATGAGGGCCATTAAAAATCTTCTTTCAAATTGGTCTGGATCCAAACATTGGACCATGATCGGCACGTGAGCCCAATGAGGCCACACAGCCGAGCGGGAGATGCAAAACGAACTCGAAATAACAATATAATATCTTCCCGAAACGCAGGGCTTCCGCAAGATCGTGTCGGAGAGATGGGAATTCGCGAATGAGTTCTTCCGCAGAGGAGAGAAAGACCTCCTCCGCGAGATCCACCGCCGAAAAAACGTGTCCGCATCACCAACGGCTCAGATCTCCGTCAGCGTCGCGAAACTCAACGGCCCACCTTCACCCTCGTCGGGTGAAGACCGAACATCGTCTTCTACTTGTTCTCCAAACCCTTCCCCGAGAAATCGCACCTCGGCCGATACAGTTACGACAAAGACAACTGCTACAACCGATTTATCGGACGAGAACGAGAAACTGCGAAAAGACAATTTAGTCCTAAGCTCGGAGCTGGCGCAGGCGAAGAAGCAATGCGAGGAACTCCTGGAATTTCTCTCCAAGTACGTTGACATCGATCGCGAGAAGATCGAATGTATTATGAAGGGAGAAGGACCGTTGAAAGCAGGGGTAGAAGAAGAAGGTGAAGGAGAAGATGGGGAAGCATTTGAAGGAGAAGAGGAATGTTTGAAGCTTTTTGGAGTGTGggtgaagaataagaagaagagagtGCGTACGGATATTGGTGGTGCTGTGAGGCCTTTGAAAGAGATGAAGGTAGGCTATCGTGCGCTGTGGGCGAACGAGACTAGCAAGGTCTGTTTGTGACTGCTGTTCGGGCTGGTGCGTTGTTAAGAAAGCACGCACCTATGTCCATGCtttgggcttcttttttttttactttttttttcaaGGCCGAGGGC contains:
- the LOC131236403 gene encoding heat shock factor protein HSF24-like, which gives rise to MSSHGRSVPAPFLTKTYELVEDGKTDDVISWNVCGNTFVVWKPAEFAKDLLPNYFKHNNFSSFVRQLNTYGFRKIVSERWEFANEFFRRGEKDLLREIHRRKNVSASPTAQISVSVAKLNGPPSPSSGEDRTSSSTCSPNPSPRNRTSADTVTTKTTATTDLSDENEKLRKDNLVLSSELAQAKKQCEELLEFLSKYVDIDREKIECIMKGEGPLKAGVEEEGEGEDGEAFEGEEECLKLFGVWVKNKKKRVRTDIGGAVRPLKEMKVGYRALWANETSKVCL